Proteins encoded within one genomic window of Nitrospirota bacterium:
- a CDS encoding cobalamin B12-binding domain-containing protein has protein sequence MKIHLIYPDWGHFPLVYRRYIQVMGPAIVASLTPSDIDVVFTDERLNKIDFAMQCDLVAISMMTSQANRAYEIADRYRAKGIPVVLGGVHVSLMPEEAAQHADAIVIGEAENTWPDVIRDFRNNDLKKSYSCRNPAEEIPLPRWSIFDRSVYLPMNSLQVSRGCPVNCEICSVPQTYGTEFRMADTRKILRDIEKLDQCLFLINDNLHLAKRRVKSFFEGLAQAGKPWVGLAPLSIADDPAYLDLLRSTNCWAMYIDLSPWISAGLNERISASQIAKANMFLERIRERNIKVIASFVFGFDHDQKDVFERTVHFAKSNAIEEAEFHILTPYPKTRLAERLEAEGRLLTKDFSKYSASSVVFKPANMTTDELYEGYNRAWKEFYPEDTHEMTEDGLVIKTYACFPMNKGDLDNYSGAQWVDSVRKAATA, from the coding sequence GTGAAGATTCATCTTATCTATCCTGACTGGGGCCATTTCCCTCTTGTGTACAGGCGATACATTCAGGTCATGGGGCCTGCGATCGTTGCATCGCTTACGCCTTCTGATATCGACGTTGTCTTCACTGACGAGCGGCTCAATAAAATAGATTTTGCTATGCAGTGCGATCTGGTTGCCATTTCGATGATGACAAGTCAGGCGAACAGGGCCTATGAGATCGCGGACCGATACCGCGCAAAAGGGATACCGGTCGTTCTTGGCGGCGTTCATGTCTCGCTTATGCCTGAGGAGGCAGCTCAGCACGCTGATGCGATCGTGATCGGCGAGGCTGAGAACACCTGGCCGGATGTTATCAGGGATTTCAGAAACAATGACCTGAAAAAAAGTTATTCCTGCAGGAACCCGGCTGAGGAGATCCCGCTGCCGCGCTGGTCCATCTTCGACAGATCAGTCTATCTTCCGATGAACTCACTTCAGGTTTCACGCGGCTGCCCGGTGAACTGCGAGATCTGCTCTGTGCCCCAGACGTATGGGACTGAATTTAGAATGGCTGATACCAGAAAGATCCTGCGGGATATTGAGAAGCTCGACCAGTGTCTATTTCTGATCAACGACAACCTGCACCTTGCAAAAAGACGGGTGAAAAGTTTTTTTGAGGGTCTGGCGCAGGCGGGTAAACCGTGGGTCGGGCTGGCCCCTCTTTCTATTGCAGATGATCCGGCATATCTTGATCTGCTCAGGAGCACGAACTGCTGGGCCATGTACATTGACCTGAGCCCCTGGATCTCTGCGGGATTGAACGAGAGGATCAGCGCGAGCCAGATCGCGAAGGCGAACATGTTCCTTGAGCGCATCAGAGAACGGAACATCAAGGTCATTGCCTCCTTTGTCTTTGGCTTTGACCATGATCAGAAGGATGTGTTCGAGCGCACGGTGCATTTTGCAAAGTCCAACGCTATTGAAGAGGCGGAATTCCATATCCTGACCCCTTATCCCAAGACCAGACTCGCTGAACGGCTTGAGGCAGAGGGACGGCTGCTGACAAAGGATTTCTCGAAGTACTCAGCATCATCCGTTGTATTCAAGCCTGCAAACATGACGACTGATGAGCTTTATGAAGGATATAACCGGGCCTGGAAAGAGTTCTATCCTGAAGATACCCATGAGATGACCGAAGACGGGCTCGTGATAAAGACCTATGCCTGTTTCCCCATGAACAAGGGCGACCTTGACAACTACAGCGGAGCCCAATGGGTCGATTCGGTAAGAAAAGCAGCAACTGCTTAG
- a CDS encoding lysophospholipid acyltransferase family protein, whose translation MTKTDNINEDTGNRAEAQSVFRKFQHTLPFRLLVRGFLIATKYLPVWLLRVIGRLFVVIFIVFNFDNYLAIRRNLSKIKPGRISFSYAYMAYEVFKYYSYYLIDLFHLSHGPERLENYTFTVRGIEHVEKALGTGRGVIFLATHLGNWELGSLKLSCKDRKIHVVYSPDSSSILGSQLSYLRNAEGVQEVPLKAGNFSSLKLLRILQAGGIVGLQGDRLTFDSGVAVPFFGHEALFPKGPVKLAMVSDSIVLPIFIPITGYKAYTIIIEEPVIMDRSSSSSDELRTNLKKIITILENYISAYPTQWFTFMPFWEEDKRSFRKKSEDSSYLS comes from the coding sequence ATGACAAAGACCGACAATATTAATGAGGATACAGGGAACCGTGCCGAGGCGCAGAGCGTCTTCAGAAAGTTCCAGCATACGCTTCCGTTCAGGCTTCTGGTGAGGGGATTTCTGATCGCAACGAAATATCTGCCTGTCTGGCTCCTGAGGGTGATCGGCCGCCTGTTCGTGGTCATCTTCATTGTTTTCAACTTCGACAATTACCTGGCCATCAGACGAAACCTCTCGAAAATAAAACCCGGTCGTATTTCTTTCTCATATGCATACATGGCCTATGAAGTATTCAAGTATTATTCCTATTATCTTATCGATCTCTTTCACCTGAGCCACGGGCCTGAGCGGCTTGAGAACTATACCTTTACGGTCAGGGGCATCGAACATGTGGAGAAGGCCTTGGGAACCGGCAGGGGGGTCATATTTCTTGCAACGCATCTCGGCAACTGGGAACTGGGAAGCCTGAAACTGTCCTGTAAAGACCGGAAGATACATGTAGTGTATTCGCCGGACAGTTCATCCATTCTCGGGTCGCAGCTGAGCTATCTCCGAAATGCGGAGGGCGTCCAGGAAGTGCCGCTGAAGGCAGGCAATTTTTCTTCTCTGAAACTTCTCAGGATCCTGCAGGCGGGCGGTATTGTGGGGCTTCAGGGCGACCGGCTGACCTTTGACAGCGGCGTTGCAGTACCCTTTTTCGGTCATGAGGCGCTTTTCCCGAAAGGCCCGGTAAAGCTTGCGATGGTATCTGACAGTATAGTCCTGCCGATCTTTATCCCCATAACAGGATATAAAGCGTACACGATTATCATTGAAGAACCAGTCATTATGGACCGCAGCAGCAGTTCATCAGATGAACTCAGGACAAATCTTAAAAAAATAATTACAATATTGGAGAACTATATAAGCGCTTATCCAACGCAGTGGTTTACCTTCATGCCATTCTGGGAAGAGGACAAAAGGAGTTTCAGAAAAAAAAGTGAAGATTCATCTTATCTATCCTGA
- a CDS encoding cytidine deaminase: MKKKAPAKKKPHLRPNWDEYFINIAKAVATRATCIRRRYGAVVTKENIIVSTGYNGAAAGVTDCLEVGKCTRMELQIPHGQRYELCHSVHAEANAIIRASVDELKGATIYVSGVDGDGDECDSAPCMMCKRMILNARIARVVYSDGNATYHVIDPTDWLKDRI; this comes from the coding sequence ATGAAAAAGAAAGCTCCGGCGAAAAAGAAACCGCACCTCAGGCCCAACTGGGATGAGTATTTCATCAACATTGCAAAGGCTGTGGCCACGCGCGCTACCTGCATCAGAAGAAGATACGGAGCAGTCGTCACAAAAGAGAATATCATCGTAAGCACAGGGTACAACGGCGCAGCTGCCGGCGTGACCGACTGTCTCGAGGTCGGCAAATGCACCCGTATGGAATTGCAGATACCGCATGGACAGCGCTACGAGCTCTGCCACAGCGTGCATGCAGAGGCAAATGCGATCATCAGGGCATCGGTTGACGAACTGAAGGGAGCAACGATCTATGTCTCGGGAGTTGACGGAGACGGAGACGAATGCGATTCAGCGCCCTGCATGATGTGCAAGAGGATGATCCTGAATGCCCGCATAGCGCGTGTCGTCTATTCAGACGGCAACGCCACGTACCACGTCATCGATCCGACCGACTGGCTGAAAGACCGGATTTAG
- a CDS encoding type II toxin-antitoxin system HicA family toxin, with the protein MDQTGSHKKLRRDERTVIVPTPRKEIPYGTFVSILRQSGLNKSDFEK; encoded by the coding sequence ATTGATCAGACCGGAAGCCACAAAAAATTACGCAGAGATGAGAGAACTGTAATCGTCCCTACGCCAAGAAAAGAAATTCCTTATGGCACGTTTGTCTCCATATTGCGCCAGTCCGGACTAAACAAGTCAGACTTTGAAAAGTGA
- a CDS encoding type II toxin-antitoxin system PrlF family antitoxin, whose amino-acid sequence MTVATITTKGQTTIPKNIREHLKLHAGDRLDFIIEESGKVSVRPATSDVTELEGILHRPGMKAVSIEEMSRAIKSRHKRA is encoded by the coding sequence ATGACCGTTGCCACCATAACAACCAAGGGCCAGACAACAATCCCCAAGAACATCAGGGAGCACCTGAAGCTCCATGCCGGAGACCGGCTCGATTTCATTATTGAAGAAAGCGGGAAGGTGAGCGTGCGGCCGGCCACGTCTGATGTAACTGAATTAGAGGGCATACTGCACAGGCCAGGCATGAAAGCTGTGTCAATAGAAGAGATGTCTCGGGCGATTAAGTCCCGTCATAAGAGAGCTTGA
- a CDS encoding type II toxin-antitoxin system VapC family toxin has product MKGLDTNVLVRYLVRDDQKQAEMASSFINNVSSSGEFCYINAVVLCELVWVLESAYRYSKKEIADVIDKILVTRQFEVDRKDLVIHALREYREGKGDLADYVIGRSNRASGCDSTATFDRALRGSTSFEVLD; this is encoded by the coding sequence ATGAAAGGCCTCGACACCAATGTGCTCGTCAGATATCTTGTCAGAGATGATCAGAAACAGGCTGAGATGGCCTCTTCGTTTATCAATAACGTGTCATCATCGGGCGAGTTTTGCTACATCAACGCTGTTGTGCTTTGCGAGCTGGTATGGGTTCTTGAATCTGCATATAGATATTCGAAAAAAGAGATTGCCGATGTGATCGACAAAATTCTTGTGACGCGGCAGTTTGAAGTAGACCGCAAAGACCTCGTTATCCACGCGCTCAGGGAATACCGGGAGGGCAAGGGCGATCTCGCCGACTACGTTATCGGCAGAAGCAACCGCGCCTCAGGGTGCGATTCTACCGCCACTTTTGACAGAGCGCTCAGGGGAAGCACGTCTTTCGAAGTGCTTGATTGA
- a CDS encoding DEAD/DEAH box helicase, producing the protein MINEIIDFLDNDREMQLQCAGHRHIRPVAEHYRTIELDERLRTIFLKRGISQFYSHQAEAIDQIRLGRNIVLMTPTASGKSLAYNIPILEAILVDRNTQALCIFPLKGLEQDQVKNLNELSEEIGLGIVGEVYDGDTPAAKRREIRENLPNVIFTNPDMIHLAFLPFHKKWEGFFRNLRYIVIDEIHTYRGVFGSHVAQVIRRLRRVCEHYGSSPQFISASATIANPGRLAEDLTGLQFSVVDESGAPAAGKHFYFMSPIESPYTLATKLFVQCMKQGMRTIVFTKARKITELIHNWAVNYAPDLREKISPYRAGFLPEERREIEARLFSGELLGVVSTSALELGVDIGGLDCCILCGYPGSVSSTWQRAGRVGRQGQESLVILVAIQDALDHYFMRHPAEFFEKSHEAAVIDPFNAYIMKRHLLCAATELNLTLGDPAFDMQKALPLIEELVAEQTLVPGKKSGIWFSPLKMPQRDLSIRAAGERFMLVNESGRTIGELGGARVFREAFPGAVYLHRGKQYKVVELDIPKKRAVCRLANLAFYTQPVSGDTTQIIAKQETKRFNRLTFDWGRLRIVQKVMGYDTKRVSDNKWISTTPLQLPDHLFETEGLWIVLDRSTEREIEARGFDLGGTIHAVEHTAIACMPLFVLCDRGDIGGLSHTSFPDFGLPAIFMYDGHEGGVGLTRRVLDIIPEWLGATLRIIEDCECESGCPSCVQDAQCGNRNEPLDKQGAKFLLKRWLEQ; encoded by the coding sequence ATGATTAATGAAATCATCGATTTTCTCGATAACGACAGGGAGATGCAGCTCCAGTGCGCAGGCCACAGGCATATACGTCCGGTTGCTGAACACTACCGCACTATAGAGCTTGATGAGCGGCTCAGAACGATCTTTCTGAAGAGGGGTATTTCACAATTTTACAGCCATCAGGCAGAGGCCATAGACCAGATCAGGCTCGGCAGGAACATTGTCCTGATGACCCCTACTGCCAGCGGCAAAAGCCTTGCATACAATATCCCTATCCTTGAAGCCATACTTGTTGACCGCAACACGCAGGCCCTCTGCATCTTCCCGCTCAAAGGACTTGAGCAGGACCAGGTGAAGAACCTGAACGAACTGTCTGAAGAGATCGGGCTTGGCATCGTCGGAGAGGTGTACGACGGGGATACCCCTGCCGCGAAACGCCGGGAGATACGTGAGAACCTGCCGAATGTGATCTTTACAAACCCTGACATGATCCATCTCGCATTCCTGCCGTTCCACAAAAAATGGGAAGGGTTTTTCAGGAATCTGAGGTACATAGTCATTGACGAGATCCATACATACCGCGGTGTGTTCGGCTCCCACGTTGCCCAGGTGATCAGAAGGCTGAGGCGTGTCTGTGAACATTACGGGTCAAGCCCCCAGTTCATCTCAGCCTCTGCAACGATAGCAAATCCCGGCAGACTTGCAGAAGACCTGACCGGACTGCAGTTCAGCGTGGTCGATGAAAGCGGCGCGCCGGCAGCCGGAAAACATTTCTATTTCATGAGCCCTATCGAGAGCCCGTACACGCTTGCAACAAAGCTTTTCGTGCAGTGCATGAAGCAGGGGATGAGGACGATCGTCTTTACCAAGGCGCGCAAGATCACCGAGCTGATCCACAACTGGGCAGTGAACTACGCCCCTGACCTGCGAGAGAAGATCAGTCCGTATAGGGCAGGTTTCCTGCCTGAGGAGCGCCGCGAGATTGAAGCACGGCTTTTCAGCGGCGAGCTGCTTGGCGTGGTCTCGACAAGCGCTCTCGAACTCGGTGTTGACATCGGCGGGCTTGACTGCTGCATCCTCTGCGGGTACCCCGGCTCAGTATCGAGCACATGGCAGAGGGCCGGAAGGGTAGGCAGGCAGGGGCAGGAATCCCTTGTGATATTGGTGGCGATCCAGGATGCCCTTGACCACTATTTCATGCGCCATCCTGCAGAGTTCTTTGAAAAAAGCCATGAGGCTGCGGTCATCGATCCTTTCAATGCGTATATCATGAAAAGGCACCTTCTCTGCGCTGCAACTGAGCTGAACCTGACGCTGGGCGATCCTGCATTTGATATGCAGAAGGCCCTGCCGCTTATTGAAGAGCTTGTTGCAGAACAGACGCTGGTACCCGGCAAAAAGAGCGGTATCTGGTTTTCGCCTCTCAAGATGCCGCAGAGGGATCTGAGCATCAGGGCAGCTGGCGAGCGCTTTATGCTGGTCAATGAATCAGGCCGGACCATCGGCGAATTGGGCGGAGCGCGGGTATTCAGGGAGGCCTTTCCGGGTGCTGTGTATCTGCACCGCGGCAAGCAGTATAAAGTTGTGGAGCTTGATATCCCGAAGAAAAGGGCTGTCTGCAGATTGGCGAATCTTGCATTCTACACGCAGCCGGTAAGCGGTGACACGACTCAGATCATTGCGAAGCAGGAGACGAAGCGGTTCAACCGGCTGACCTTTGACTGGGGGCGTCTGAGAATCGTCCAGAAGGTGATGGGCTACGACACAAAGCGCGTCTCAGACAACAAGTGGATATCGACCACGCCGCTGCAACTGCCGGATCACTTATTCGAGACCGAAGGCCTCTGGATCGTTCTGGACCGGTCGACCGAGCGGGAGATTGAAGCGAGAGGGTTTGATCTGGGCGGTACGATACATGCGGTGGAGCATACGGCCATCGCCTGCATGCCGCTCTTCGTGTTATGCGACAGGGGCGACATCGGCGGCCTGAGCCATACCAGTTTTCCTGATTTCGGCCTTCCGGCCATCTTCATGTACGACGGCCATGAAGGGGGCGTGGGACTTACGCGCAGGGTATTGGACATTATTCCTGAATGGCTTGGAGCCACGCTGCGGATCATCGAAGACTGCGAATGCGAGAGCGGCTGCCCCTCATGCGTGCAGGATGCCCAGTGCGGCAACAGGAATGAGCCGTTAGACAAGCAAGGTGCAAAGTTTTTATTGAAACGATGGCTGGAGCAGTAA